In Mariluticola halotolerans, one DNA window encodes the following:
- a CDS encoding alpha/beta hydrolase family protein, which translates to MAFGENCCRHGFIALIARVLLLVGLVLLLVFPAAAKGRMTNTLARPDGSVIHYELDIPDASKKTALLVLLQGSGCAPVAQNASLVTIRTMFSDYVALKVDKYGIDPARPLDANDLDCPPEFHAHHTVSQRVADYAGVIEDLRDAPWWNGELVLFGGSEGGLVAAILAGQVNADAAVLLSTGGGLPFGEMVRQTIPPEGWPTVDQAFATARENPDSAETWAGSSYRFWADIIDRRVGDDMIKADTAFLLIQGGNDPSSPVDTARIVSDLFAAAGRCNLTYWEFPGYNHAMGDVGGVSHMAEVAEASAAWVRARLASETEVRCMAGN; encoded by the coding sequence ATGGCGTTCGGGGAAAATTGCTGCCGCCATGGTTTTATCGCTTTGATAGCGAGGGTCTTGCTGCTGGTGGGCCTTGTTCTTTTGCTGGTGTTTCCCGCTGCGGCCAAGGGGCGGATGACCAATACTCTGGCGCGCCCGGATGGCAGCGTGATCCACTATGAACTGGATATCCCCGATGCGTCGAAAAAGACCGCGCTTTTGGTCCTATTGCAGGGATCGGGCTGTGCTCCGGTGGCGCAAAACGCCAGTCTCGTCACCATCAGAACCATGTTTTCAGACTATGTCGCGCTGAAAGTGGATAAATATGGCATCGATCCGGCGCGGCCGCTGGATGCCAATGATCTGGATTGCCCGCCCGAATTTCACGCCCATCATACAGTGTCCCAGCGTGTGGCCGATTATGCCGGGGTGATCGAAGATTTGCGCGACGCGCCGTGGTGGAATGGCGAACTGGTGCTGTTTGGCGGCTCGGAGGGCGGGCTGGTGGCGGCGATTCTGGCCGGGCAGGTCAACGCCGATGCCGCCGTGCTGCTATCGACCGGCGGCGGGTTGCCGTTTGGGGAGATGGTGCGACAGACCATTCCGCCCGAGGGCTGGCCGACGGTTGATCAGGCCTTTGCAACGGCGCGGGAAAACCCTGATAGCGCCGAAACCTGGGCGGGTTCATCCTACCGCTTCTGGGCCGATATTATTGACCGTCGGGTTGGTGATGACATGATCAAGGCCGACACCGCCTTTTTGCTGATTCAGGGCGGAAACGACCCTTCATCCCCAGTGGATACCGCGCGCATTGTCAGTGATTTGTTTGCCGCCGCCGGGCGCTGCAATCTGACCTATTGGGAATTCCCCGGCTATAATCATGCCATGGGCGATGTCGGCGGTGTCAGCCACATGGCCGAAGTCGCTGAGGCGTCGGCGGCCTGGGTGCGGGCGCGGCTGGCATCCGAAACCGAAGTTCGCTGCATGGCGGGTAACTAG
- a CDS encoding type 1 glutamine amidotransferase: MKLTILQVGECPAPMRQQFGRYPTHFEDMFAATGAGLTFESVYLLDGAPLPDPRNLEGVVITGSAAGVYDSLPWMDPLRAFIRDAYAAKTPTLGICFGHQIMADALGGDVRKSEKGWGLGRQVYAVKNKPGFMNGIGDAVAIAASHQDQVIAPPADAEVFLASDFTPNAGLIYRNGAAMSMQPHPEFNEDFSRGLVELRRNNPLSDDEVEAVDRSLDTPVDSPEVARGLTRFFTDRG; the protein is encoded by the coding sequence ATGAAACTGACAATCCTGCAGGTCGGGGAATGCCCGGCACCTATGCGCCAGCAATTCGGGCGCTATCCCACTCATTTTGAAGACATGTTTGCCGCAACGGGCGCCGGTCTCACATTCGAGAGCGTTTACCTGCTTGATGGTGCCCCATTGCCGGATCCGCGCAATCTGGAAGGCGTGGTAATCACCGGCTCCGCCGCCGGGGTTTATGATTCGCTGCCATGGATGGACCCTTTGCGCGCCTTTATCCGCGACGCCTATGCCGCAAAGACCCCGACGCTGGGCATCTGTTTTGGCCATCAGATCATGGCCGATGCGTTGGGCGGCGATGTGCGCAAATCGGAAAAAGGCTGGGGGCTGGGCCGGCAGGTCTATGCGGTGAAAAACAAGCCGGGGTTCATGAACGGTATCGGCGACGCTGTGGCCATTGCCGCCAGCCATCAGGATCAGGTCATTGCGCCCCCGGCTGACGCTGAGGTGTTTCTGGCCTCCGATTTCACCCCCAATGCGGGGCTGATCTATCGCAATGGCGCGGCAATGAGCATGCAGCCGCATCCCGAATTCAACGAGGATTTCTCCCGTGGGCTGGTTGAACTGCGCCGCAACAACCCCTTAAGCGATGACGAGGTCGAAGCGGTTGATCGCAGTCTCGATACGCCGGTCGACAGCCCTGAAGTGGCCAGGGGCCTGACCCGGTTTTTCACCGATCGGGGGTAG
- the msrB gene encoding peptide-methionine (R)-S-oxide reductase MsrB, translating into MKRRTLLTGGTAFAALAATGLGWQLARPQNSIAAEGEFEISLSEAEWRERLSDDQFRVLREEQTERAFTSPLDTEKRKGTFACAGCDLPLYSSETKYDSGTGWPSFYEPLPDAIGTKPDNTLFATRTEVHCRRCGGHLGHVFDDGPQPTGKRYCMNGLAMVFHPDAG; encoded by the coding sequence ATGAAACGCAGAACTCTTTTGACCGGCGGTACCGCCTTCGCCGCCCTTGCCGCCACCGGACTGGGCTGGCAACTGGCGCGCCCGCAAAACAGTATTGCCGCAGAGGGTGAATTTGAAATTTCCCTTTCCGAAGCAGAATGGCGCGAACGCCTGAGCGACGATCAGTTCCGCGTGTTGCGTGAAGAACAGACCGAGCGCGCCTTTACCTCCCCGCTCGACACCGAAAAGCGCAAAGGCACTTTCGCCTGCGCCGGCTGTGATCTGCCCCTTTACAGCTCCGAGACGAAATATGACAGCGGCACAGGCTGGCCCAGCTTTTATGAGCCGCTGCCTGATGCCATCGGCACCAAGCCGGACAACACTCTTTTCGCGACCCGCACCGAAGTGCATTGCCGCCGGTGTGGCGGGCATCTGGGCCACGTATTTGATGACGGGCCGCAACCAACTGGCAAGCGCTATTGCATGAACGGTCTGGCCATGGTTTTTCATCCCGATGCCGGGTGA
- a CDS encoding fasciclin domain-containing protein, with the protein MTISLKALALSTALAVTALTGAAYAENPMVGGAAMYEDKNIVENAVNSADHTTLVAAVKAAGLVETLQGEGPFTVFAPVNSAFDALPEGTVETLLKPENKDQLTTILTCHVVGAAVMSEALQGMIMDDGGKHPIPTVGGCTLQGTYTDGKIMIEDENGGVATVTIADVVQSNGVIHVIDSVLLPKM; encoded by the coding sequence ATGACGATTTCACTCAAGGCTCTTGCACTTTCCACCGCGCTGGCCGTTACCGCCCTCACAGGCGCAGCTTATGCCGAGAACCCCATGGTTGGCGGCGCCGCAATGTACGAAGACAAAAACATTGTCGAGAACGCTGTCAATTCCGCGGACCACACCACGCTTGTTGCCGCCGTCAAGGCCGCAGGCCTTGTTGAAACGTTGCAGGGCGAAGGTCCCTTCACCGTATTCGCGCCCGTCAATTCAGCTTTCGACGCTCTGCCCGAGGGCACAGTTGAAACCCTGCTGAAGCCGGAAAACAAGGATCAGCTCACCACCATCCTGACCTGTCACGTTGTTGGCGCGGCCGTGATGTCCGAAGCCCTTCAGGGCATGATCATGGATGACGGTGGCAAGCACCCGATCCCCACCGTTGGCGGCTGCACCCTTCAGGGCACCTACACCGATGGCAAGATCATGATTGAAGACGAGAATGGCGGCGTTGCCACTGTGACCATTGCTGACGTGGTTCAGTCCAACGGTGTCATTCATGTGATCGATAGTGTTTTGCTTCCCAAGATGTGA
- a CDS encoding anti-sigma factor: MSTEQEYMGGDDVSVAEYVLGVLDTRQHADMAARIATDPALQAEKTFWERQLSGLDEQFAEAPAPAAVLGRIEKRLFGTEPKPSIWQSLALWRGIALGSVAAATLALGLTIMRPAPVVPGEGVQLAASLQAEDSNVKFLALYDSTTGNVKLAALSGEEVPDRDFELWIIEGDDAPVSLGVVPVNAPSAVPLTEAQRQTISTGTVFAVTLEPKGGSPDGNPTGPVVAAGAVSVI; the protein is encoded by the coding sequence ATGAGTACGGAACAAGAATACATGGGCGGGGACGATGTAAGCGTAGCCGAATATGTGCTTGGCGTGCTGGATACCCGGCAGCATGCCGATATGGCCGCGCGCATCGCAACCGACCCCGCCTTGCAGGCGGAGAAAACATTCTGGGAGCGCCAGCTGTCTGGCCTCGACGAGCAGTTTGCTGAGGCACCGGCACCTGCCGCCGTGCTCGGCCGCATTGAAAAGCGCCTGTTCGGCACAGAACCCAAACCATCGATCTGGCAAAGTCTGGCCCTGTGGCGCGGCATCGCCCTTGGCAGTGTCGCCGCCGCCACCCTGGCGCTGGGGCTGACCATCATGCGCCCGGCCCCTGTTGTGCCGGGTGAGGGCGTGCAGCTTGCCGCCTCGTTGCAGGCCGAAGACAGCAATGTGAAATTCCTTGCGCTTTATGACAGCACAACCGGCAATGTGAAGCTGGCAGCGTTGAGCGGCGAAGAAGTGCCCGATCGTGATTTCGAACTCTGGATCATCGAGGGAGATGACGCCCCGGTATCGCTCGGTGTTGTGCCGGTGAATGCCCCAAGCGCCGTACCCCTGACAGAGGCCCAGCGCCAAACCATTTCAACCGGCACGGTTTTCGCGGTGACGCTTGAACCCAAAGGCGGTTCGCCTGATGGAAATCCGACCGGTCCTGTGGTGGCCGCCGGTGCTGTCAGCGTGATCTGA
- a CDS encoding sigma-70 family RNA polymerase sigma factor, translating into MQNTASDITELLSRVALRDRAAFSLLYQRTSAKLFGVALRILKDRTEAEEALQEVYVKIWQRADRYQQSGFSPISWLVAIARNHSLDILRARRPMADDIDAALDIADPLPNPEQASMASAVRGQIDTCLEQLEADKADAVRSAYLDGYAYQELADHFDVPLNTMRTWLRRSLLKLKECLSA; encoded by the coding sequence ATGCAAAACACCGCCAGCGACATTACCGAGCTGCTTTCGCGCGTGGCCCTGAGGGACCGCGCGGCCTTCTCTTTGCTCTATCAACGCACCAGTGCGAAACTTTTTGGTGTCGCTTTACGTATCTTGAAAGACCGCACCGAAGCCGAAGAGGCGCTGCAGGAGGTTTATGTCAAGATATGGCAGCGGGCAGACCGTTATCAGCAATCGGGGTTCAGCCCCATCAGCTGGCTGGTCGCAATTGCCCGCAACCATTCGCTTGATATCCTGCGCGCCCGGCGGCCGATGGCGGACGACATAGATGCGGCGCTCGATATTGCCGACCCCCTGCCCAATCCGGAGCAGGCGAGCATGGCCAGTGCCGTGCGCGGGCAGATCGATACCTGCCTTGAACAGCTCGAGGCTGACAAGGCGGATGCCGTGCGCAGCGCGTATCTGGATGGATACGCCTATCAGGAACTGGCGGATCACTTTGATGTGCCATTGAATACGATGCGAACCTGGCTGCGCCGCAGCCTGTTGAAACTGAAGGAATGTTTGTCGGCATGA
- the argB gene encoding acetylglutamate kinase — protein sequence MPKKSDPSHDAAILAQALPYMQRYEDKTVVVKYGGHAMGDPELGRAFARDIALLKQSKVNPIVVHGGGPQIGAMLDKMGIESKFEGGLRVTDEKTVEIVEMVLAGSINKEIVALINAEGEWAIGLCGKDGNMVFAEKAKKTMIDPSSNIERVIDLGYVGEPVEVDRTLIDLLARSEMIPVIAPVAPGRDGHTYNINADTFAGAIAGSQNAKRLLFLTDVPGVLDKNKNLIPELSVSEAKALIKDGTITGGMIPKVETCFDALDRGVEGVVILNGKTPHAVLIELFTEYGAGTLIVK from the coding sequence ATGCCGAAAAAATCCGATCCATCCCATGATGCCGCCATTCTGGCCCAGGCCCTGCCCTATATGCAGCGCTATGAGGACAAGACGGTGGTGGTCAAATATGGCGGCCATGCCATGGGCGATCCCGAACTCGGCCGGGCCTTTGCCCGCGACATTGCCTTGTTGAAACAATCCAAGGTCAACCCGATCGTTGTGCATGGCGGCGGCCCGCAGATTGGGGCCATGCTCGACAAGATGGGCATCGAATCCAAATTCGAGGGCGGCTTGCGCGTCACCGATGAGAAGACCGTCGAGATCGTCGAAATGGTGCTTGCCGGTTCGATCAACAAGGAAATCGTGGCGCTGATCAATGCCGAGGGCGAATGGGCCATTGGCCTCTGCGGCAAGGACGGCAATATGGTTTTTGCCGAAAAAGCCAAAAAGACCATGATTGATCCAAGCTCGAATATCGAGCGGGTGATCGATCTGGGGTATGTGGGCGAGCCGGTCGAGGTGGACCGGACCCTGATCGATCTTCTGGCGCGTTCCGAGATGATCCCGGTCATTGCCCCTGTGGCCCCCGGCCGCGACGGGCATACCTATAATATCAATGCCGATACATTTGCCGGTGCCATTGCCGGATCGCAAAATGCCAAGCGGCTGCTGTTTCTCACCGATGTGCCGGGCGTGCTCGACAAGAACAAGAACCTGATCCCGGAACTGTCCGTGAGCGAGGCCAAGGCGCTGATCAAGGACGGCACGATTACCGGGGGGATGATCCCCAAGGTCGAGACCTGTTTCGATGCGCTTGATCGCGGGGTCGAGGGTGTGGTCATTCTCAACGGCAAGACGCCGCATGCGGTGCTGATCGAATTGTTCACCGAATATGGCGCGGGCACGCTGATCGTCAAATAG
- a CDS encoding MFS transporter: MAVPHEMTEDDTPPDPRRWVALAVLLLAGFVNLMDVTIVNVALPSLQRNLQASSSDIEWIVAGYVLAFALFLLPSGRLGDIIGRKMMFLGGISGFTLLSAMCGMAPSIEWLVAARVLQGISAAVMMPQVLAIAQVTFPRHERGLAFSLFGLNSGLAAMAGPLIGGLLISADIAGLDWRPIFLVNVPIGIFAVVAGAVLIPNIKGNKALEIDWIGMGLAGIAVFLLIFPLVEGRQYGWPVWAYAMMGAALFVVLLFYFWERGRERTGKAELLPMHLMRNRNFAIGVLMTMALFSGMPSFFMVFALFLQTGFGFTPLESGLTTMPMPIGLFLASILAGILGARGLKVRVATGMVLVLSAYLILRAVLGGIGDEINHWWFAPPLLMMGFGMGTTIAPLFQSILSAVPGRDAGSASGTLQSFQQLGGACGVAIAGEMFFSRLGDNLTHQGFTAALLHETTYQLIAFSIVLVLLPLQRRLPATASAAKPVPMVEL, encoded by the coding sequence ATGGCCGTCCCCCACGAAATGACCGAAGACGATACACCGCCTGATCCGCGCCGCTGGGTGGCGCTGGCGGTTTTGCTGCTGGCCGGGTTTGTGAACCTGATGGATGTGACCATCGTCAATGTGGCGCTGCCCAGCCTGCAGCGCAATCTCCAGGCGTCCTCCTCCGATATTGAATGGATCGTGGCCGGTTATGTGCTGGCCTTCGCCCTGTTCCTGCTGCCCTCGGGGCGTCTGGGCGATATTATCGGACGCAAGATGATGTTTCTCGGCGGCATCAGTGGTTTCACCCTGCTCTCGGCCATGTGCGGCATGGCACCATCGATTGAATGGCTGGTCGCGGCCCGTGTCCTGCAGGGCATATCGGCCGCTGTGATGATGCCGCAGGTGCTCGCGATCGCCCAGGTCACATTTCCGCGCCACGAACGCGGGCTGGCCTTCTCCCTGTTCGGCCTCAATTCAGGGCTGGCCGCCATGGCCGGGCCCCTGATTGGCGGCTTGCTTATTTCCGCCGATATCGCCGGGCTCGACTGGCGGCCGATTTTTCTGGTCAATGTGCCGATTGGTATTTTCGCGGTTGTCGCCGGCGCTGTGCTGATCCCCAATATCAAGGGCAACAAGGCGCTCGAGATCGACTGGATCGGCATGGGGCTGGCCGGGATTGCGGTTTTCTTGCTGATTTTTCCGCTGGTTGAAGGGCGGCAATATGGCTGGCCGGTCTGGGCCTATGCCATGATGGGTGCAGCCCTTTTCGTCGTTCTTCTGTTTTATTTCTGGGAGCGCGGACGGGAACGGACCGGCAAGGCGGAACTGCTGCCAATGCACTTGATGCGCAACCGCAACTTTGCCATTGGCGTTTTGATGACCATGGCCCTCTTCTCGGGCATGCCGAGCTTTTTCATGGTGTTCGCCCTGTTCCTGCAAACGGGCTTTGGCTTCACGCCGCTGGAATCCGGACTGACCACGATGCCGATGCCGATCGGCCTTTTTCTGGCGTCCATCCTTGCGGGCATTCTGGGGGCCCGTGGCCTCAAGGTGCGCGTTGCGACCGGCATGGTGCTGGTGCTCAGCGCCTATCTGATCCTGCGCGCTGTGCTGGGTGGTATTGGCGACGAAATCAACCATTGGTGGTTCGCGCCGCCCTTGCTGATGATGGGCTTTGGCATGGGCACGACCATTGCCCCGCTGTTCCAGTCCATCCTCTCGGCCGTACCGGGCCGCGATGCCGGATCGGCGTCGGGCACATTGCAATCATTCCAGCAATTGGGCGGGGCCTGCGGTGTGGCCATTGCGGGCGAAATGTTCTTCTCCCGCCTTGGCGATAATCTGACGCATCAAGGCTTCACTGCCGCACTTTTGCACGAGACCACCTACCAGCTGATCGCGTTCTCAATCGTTTTGGTGCTCTTGCCATTGCAAAGGCGTTTGCCGGCAACGGCATCAGCGGCAAAGCCGGTGCCCATGGTAGAGCTTTAG
- a CDS encoding TetR/AcrR family transcriptional regulator, which translates to MNPVSTAPRTSTATPETGGTTGRRESTEDRRIAIAFAARALIVEKGFEGLRTRDIADRVGINVATLHYHVPSREALITLVTETLKRDFVALHLSTPRQGLTAAEELALELKNHGTSYFEDPELLLVMSELSIRARRDETVRAIVEPLRQNWRKRIAAILARGKEDGSFRNDLDPVSGARLITGALAAFRGIAAPKRQDFDALCQEFMRSVRRPR; encoded by the coding sequence TTGAACCCAGTCAGCACCGCGCCCCGCACGAGCACAGCCACACCCGAGACGGGCGGGACGACCGGCAGGCGCGAGAGCACCGAGGACCGGCGCATCGCGATTGCCTTTGCTGCCCGCGCGCTGATCGTGGAAAAGGGGTTTGAAGGTCTGCGCACCCGCGACATTGCCGACCGCGTCGGCATCAATGTGGCGACCCTGCACTATCATGTGCCCAGCCGGGAAGCGCTGATCACCCTGGTCACGGAAACCCTGAAGCGGGATTTTGTGGCCCTGCATCTCTCCACGCCCCGGCAGGGATTAACCGCGGCTGAGGAATTGGCGCTGGAGCTGAAAAATCACGGCACCTCTTATTTTGAGGATCCCGAATTGCTGCTGGTGATGAGCGAATTGTCAATCCGCGCGCGCCGCGACGAAACGGTGCGGGCGATTGTCGAGCCGCTCAGGCAGAACTGGCGCAAGCGCATTGCCGCCATTCTGGCCCGCGGCAAGGAGGACGGCAGCTTCCGCAACGATCTCGATCCGGTCTCCGGTGCTCGCCTTATCACCGGCGCGCTCGCCGCCTTTCGCGGCATTGCCGCACCCAAACGGCAGGACTTTGACGCCCTTTGCCAGGAATTCATGCGCTCGGTGCGCCGCCCGCGTTAA
- a CDS encoding helix-turn-helix transcriptional regulator, with the protein MKTNSTSDRVLFHLKTRGPATAQDIAAAFAMTSMGAHKVLQGLLDTGLVAFTDIAGGRGRPKRTYALTAAGHGRFPDRHSDLTVELLDQVRTLFGEAGLDRLIAAREAEQMRRYHSAPDQTLEQQVHQLAEMRAREGYMARVERNAHGELLLIEDHCPICAAASSCQGFCRSELTIFRAVLGPDIEVSREEHLLTGGRRCTYRIRPALAVTA; encoded by the coding sequence ATGAAGACAAACTCGACCAGCGACCGCGTATTGTTCCATTTGAAGACCCGTGGCCCCGCCACGGCGCAGGATATTGCCGCCGCCTTCGCCATGACATCGATGGGCGCACACAAGGTGCTGCAGGGCCTTCTCGATACCGGCCTTGTCGCCTTCACCGATATTGCGGGCGGGCGTGGCCGGCCCAAGCGCACTTATGCGCTCACCGCCGCCGGGCACGGGCGGTTCCCCGACCGGCATTCTGACCTGACCGTGGAATTGCTCGATCAGGTGCGCACGCTGTTCGGCGAGGCCGGGCTTGACCGGCTGATCGCGGCGCGCGAAGCCGAGCAAATGCGCCGCTATCACAGCGCCCCTGATCAGACCCTTGAGCAACAAGTCCATCAGCTGGCCGAGATGCGGGCGCGGGAAGGTTATATGGCGCGGGTTGAGCGCAATGCGCATGGCGAATTGCTGTTGATCGAGGATCACTGCCCGATCTGTGCGGCGGCCAGCAGCTGCCAGGGTTTTTGCCGTTCGGAGCTGACCATTTTCCGCGCCGTGCTTGGCCCCGATATCGAGGTCAGCCGGGAAGAACATCTGCTGACGGGCGGCCGGCGCTGCACCTATCGCATCCGCCCCGCCCTTGCTGTCACGGCCTGA
- a CDS encoding pyrimidine 5'-nucleotidase — MSNAPALSHITDWVFDVDNTLYPRTCNLFAQIDTLITKYVMQATGLAFEPARKMQKDYYRDHGTTLNGLMLTRGIDPDHYLSFVHDIDYSPVDPHPELVAAIKALPGRKFVFTNADNGHAANVLKRLGGADLFDGMFDIRATGFKPKPERSAYELCFETFGIDPTRAIMFDDLEKNLKVPHEMGLATVHVLPAGDFVHDQVDAWELNRADNREHVHHVTDNLVDFLESLLPAPAAQMS; from the coding sequence ATGTCCAACGCTCCCGCCCTTTCCCACATTACCGACTGGGTGTTTGACGTCGACAACACGCTTTATCCGCGCACCTGCAACCTGTTTGCCCAGATTGATACGCTGATCACAAAATATGTGATGCAGGCGACCGGGTTGGCGTTCGAGCCGGCACGCAAGATGCAAAAAGACTATTATCGCGATCACGGCACAACGCTGAACGGGCTGATGCTGACCCGCGGCATTGATCCGGACCATTATTTGTCCTTCGTGCATGACATTGATTATTCCCCGGTCGATCCCCATCCCGAGCTGGTCGCGGCCATCAAGGCGCTGCCGGGGCGCAAATTCGTTTTCACCAATGCCGATAACGGTCATGCCGCAAATGTGCTCAAACGTCTGGGCGGCGCGGATCTTTTCGACGGGATGTTCGATATCCGCGCCACCGGCTTCAAGCCGAAGCCGGAACGGTCGGCCTATGAATTGTGTTTTGAAACCTTCGGCATCGACCCCACCCGCGCCATCATGTTTGATGATCTGGAGAAGAACCTGAAAGTGCCGCACGAAATGGGGCTGGCCACAGTCCATGTGCTGCCCGCGGGCGATTTTGTGCACGATCAGGTGGACGCATGGGAGCTGAACCGCGCCGACAACCGGGAACATGTGCACCATGTCACCGATAATCTGGTCGATTTTCTCGAAAGCCTGCTGCCGGCGCCCGCCGCGCAAATGTCATAA
- a CDS encoding LOG family protein, producing the protein MARRQHHTPLRTSQQDIDATRRIPRTPQTEAPAYRLAFSDEDFMTSEALRGVRFQLEYLKPEMMLRDMGITSTVVLFGGARIPAPGKDAWAAKNETARKNLEASSRYYDEARRFAQYISLASKALDYKEYVVVTGGGPGVMEAGNLGASEVDAPSIAFNIVLPHEQAPNTYVSPELCFNFHYFATRKIHFLLRARAVAIFPGGFGTLDEFFETLTLIQTGRMERIPLLMFGKDFWGRAINLKVLEEEGTISPGDTDLFTTVDTAEEGWEVIRKFYDLPRITLGEDGK; encoded by the coding sequence ATGGCCCGCCGCCAACACCACACACCGCTTCGCACCTCGCAACAGGATATTGATGCGACACGGCGCATTCCGCGCACGCCGCAGACCGAGGCACCCGCCTACCGGCTGGCTTTCTCCGACGAGGATTTCATGACCTCGGAGGCGCTGCGGGGTGTGCGCTTTCAGCTTGAATATCTCAAACCCGAAATGATGCTGCGCGACATGGGGATTACCTCCACCGTCGTGCTGTTCGGCGGCGCGCGCATTCCCGCCCCCGGCAAGGATGCCTGGGCGGCCAAGAACGAGACCGCGCGCAAGAATCTTGAAGCCAGCTCCCGTTATTATGACGAGGCGCGCCGCTTTGCCCAGTATATCTCGCTGGCCTCCAAGGCGCTCGACTACAAGGAATATGTGGTGGTGACCGGGGGTGGACCGGGTGTGATGGAAGCGGGCAATCTCGGTGCCAGCGAAGTCGATGCGCCCTCGATCGCTTTCAATATCGTTCTGCCGCATGAGCAGGCACCCAATACCTATGTGTCGCCTGAACTGTGCTTCAATTTCCATTATTTCGCGACGCGCAAGATCCACTTCCTGCTGCGTGCCCGCGCTGTTGCCATCTTCCCCGGCGGCTTCGGCACGCTCGATGAATTCTTTGAGACCCTGACCCTGATCCAGACCGGCCGCATGGAGCGCATCCCGCTTTTGATGTTCGGCAAGGATTTCTGGGGCCGGGCGATCAACCTCAAGGTGCTTGAGGAAGAGGGCACGATTTCGCCGGGCGACACCGACCTGTTCACAACAGTGGACACAGCCGAAGAGGGCTGGGAAGTGATCCGGAAATTTTATGACCTGCCCAGGATCACGCTGGGCGAAGACGGGAAATAA
- a CDS encoding DUF817 domain-containing protein — MTTPQRFTSVEARLDAAAHAVLARLPATGWSGAMVEFVVFGIKQGWAALFGGALLGLIMITRFGWFEAMPIARYDFLFLAAIALQAAMLGFKLETWSEARVILIFHIVGTLMELFKTAAGSWTYPDPSFFHFGNVPLFSGFMYAAVGSYMARINRIFDIRLTNYPPRWLSVVLAALIYINFFAHHFLPDIRYGLFVAVFVIFLPVSMHYRVHRSWHRMPLLVAFLLVTFFIWIAENIGTLTRTWVYPRSYAAWLPVGPDKFGSWFLLMIISVVLVTLVHPPRAPDRE, encoded by the coding sequence ATGACAACACCGCAGAGGTTTACGAGTGTGGAAGCGCGCCTCGATGCGGCAGCGCACGCGGTATTGGCCCGCCTGCCGGCAACAGGCTGGTCCGGTGCCATGGTCGAGTTTGTTGTGTTTGGCATCAAACAGGGCTGGGCCGCGCTATTTGGTGGCGCGCTTCTCGGCCTGATCATGATCACCCGGTTCGGCTGGTTCGAGGCCATGCCGATCGCCCGCTATGATTTTCTGTTTCTCGCGGCAATTGCCCTGCAAGCGGCCATGCTCGGCTTCAAGCTTGAAACCTGGTCCGAGGCGCGGGTCATCCTGATTTTCCACATTGTCGGCACCCTCATGGAGCTGTTCAAGACAGCGGCCGGTTCGTGGACCTATCCGGACCCCTCTTTCTTCCACTTCGGCAATGTGCCCCTGTTCTCCGGTTTCATGTATGCGGCGGTGGGCTCCTATATGGCCCGCATCAATCGCATTTTTGATATCCGGCTCACCAATTATCCGCCGCGCTGGCTTTCTGTCGTTCTCGCGGCGCTGATTTACATCAACTTCTTTGCCCACCACTTCCTGCCCGATATCCGCTATGGCCTGTTTGTTGCGGTTTTCGTCATCTTCCTGCCTGTGAGCATGCATTACCGGGTGCACCGTTCGTGGCACCGCATGCCGCTTCTGGTTGCGTTTTTGCTGGTCACCTTTTTCATCTGGATTGCCGAAAACATCGGCACCCTCACCCGCACATGGGTTTATCCACGCAGCTATGCGGCGTGGTTGCCGGTTGGACCCGACAAGTTCGGTTCGTGGTTTCTGTTGATGATTATCTCGGTAGTACTGGTCACGCTTGTCCACCCGCCCCGCGCGCCTGACCGCGAATAA